In the genome of Photobacterium sp. TY1-4, one region contains:
- the arcC gene encoding carbamate kinase — MTKQTVVVALGGNALLRRGEPLEADIQRQNIATAAKAIADIATEYNVVLVHGNGPQVGLLALQGLEYKQVNPYPLDVLGSETQGMIGYMLMQELKNLLPDQQISCMLTQMSVDPNDPAFANPTKPIGPVYDEAEARTLAEKYHWTVKPDGPYFRRVVPSPLPTGIIEDEAITTLINQNHLVICTGGGGIPVKEENGKLVGVEAVIDKDMSAAFLAKQLGADALLILTDADAVYLDWGQPTQKALRSTTPTELAQYQFDAGSMGPKIEASCEFIRQGGKLVGIGSLEDGLNILKGEAGTNIISE, encoded by the coding sequence ATGACCAAACAAACCGTCGTTGTCGCCCTCGGTGGGAATGCCCTGCTCCGCCGCGGCGAGCCACTGGAAGCTGATATCCAACGGCAGAATATTGCGACCGCCGCCAAAGCGATTGCCGATATCGCCACCGAATACAATGTCGTACTGGTTCACGGCAATGGTCCGCAAGTCGGCCTGCTGGCCCTGCAAGGACTGGAATACAAGCAGGTGAATCCTTATCCGCTGGATGTACTGGGCTCCGAAACCCAGGGGATGATCGGCTATATGCTGATGCAAGAGCTGAAGAACCTGCTGCCGGATCAGCAAATCTCCTGCATGCTGACCCAGATGAGCGTCGATCCGAACGATCCGGCGTTTGCCAATCCGACCAAGCCGATCGGTCCGGTCTATGACGAAGCCGAAGCCCGGACATTGGCAGAAAAATACCACTGGACCGTGAAACCGGATGGCCCTTACTTCCGCCGTGTGGTGCCGAGCCCGCTGCCAACCGGCATCATCGAAGATGAGGCCATTACCACGCTGATTAACCAAAACCATCTGGTGATCTGCACCGGTGGCGGCGGGATCCCGGTCAAAGAAGAAAACGGCAAGCTGGTCGGGGTGGAAGCGGTGATCGACAAAGACATGTCGGCAGCTTTCCTGGCCAAGCAGCTCGGGGCCGATGCCCTGCTGATCCTGACCGACGCCGATGCCGTCTACCTCGACTGGGGCCAGCCAACCCAGAAAGCACTGCGCAGCACCACCCCGACTGAACTGGCGCAATACCAGTTCGACGCCGGCTCCATGGGACCGAAAATCGAGGCTTCCTGCGAATTTATTCGCCAGGGCGGCAAGCTGGTCGGCATCGGCTCGCTGGAAGACGGCCTGAATATCCTGAAAGGTGAAGCCGGAACAAATATTATTTCAGAATAA
- a CDS encoding ornithine carbamoyltransferase: protein MAFNLRNRNFLKLLDFTPREIQHLLELSAELKKAKYNGYEQPRLTGKNIALIFEKTSTRTRCAFEVAAFDQGAQVSYLGPSGSQIGHKESMKDTARVLGRMYDGIEYRGFGQAIVEELGQYAGVPVWNGLTDEFHPTQILADFLTMQEHGRGKQLHEITFAYLGDARNNMGNSLMVGAAKMGMDIRLVAPKAFWPEDALVAQCREIAAQTGAKITLTEDVQEGVQGCDFLYTDVWVSMGESKEAWEERVKLMTPYQVNMDVIKATGNPHVKFMHCLPAFHNDETTVGKEIAEKYGMAGLEVTEEVFESEHSIVFDEAENRMHTIKAVMVATLGN from the coding sequence ATGGCTTTTAATCTTCGCAACCGTAACTTCCTGAAACTACTCGACTTCACACCACGCGAAATTCAACATCTGCTCGAGCTGTCGGCCGAGCTGAAAAAAGCCAAGTACAACGGGTATGAGCAGCCACGCCTGACCGGCAAGAACATTGCGCTGATCTTTGAAAAAACCTCCACCCGTACCCGCTGCGCATTTGAAGTTGCCGCCTTCGACCAGGGTGCCCAGGTTTCTTACCTTGGCCCATCCGGTTCACAAATCGGCCACAAAGAATCGATGAAAGACACCGCCCGCGTCTTGGGCCGCATGTATGACGGCATCGAATACCGCGGCTTTGGCCAGGCCATCGTCGAAGAGCTGGGCCAGTATGCCGGCGTGCCGGTATGGAACGGCCTGACGGACGAATTCCACCCGACCCAGATTCTGGCCGATTTCCTGACCATGCAAGAGCACGGCCGCGGCAAGCAACTGCACGAAATCACCTTCGCCTACCTGGGCGATGCCCGTAACAACATGGGGAACTCCCTGATGGTCGGCGCCGCGAAAATGGGGATGGATATCCGTCTGGTGGCTCCGAAAGCCTTCTGGCCGGAAGACGCTCTGGTCGCGCAGTGCCGCGAGATTGCCGCGCAGACCGGCGCCAAAATCACCCTGACTGAAGATGTGCAGGAAGGCGTGCAAGGCTGTGACTTCCTCTACACCGACGTCTGGGTCTCCATGGGTGAATCCAAAGAAGCCTGGGAGGAGCGGGTGAAACTGATGACGCCGTATCAGGTGAATATGGATGTCATCAAAGCCACCGGCAACCCGCATGTGAAATTCATGCACTGCCTGCCGGCGTTCCACAACGACGAAACCACCGTCGGGAAGGAAATTGCAGAGAAGTACGGTATGGCCGGCCTGGAGGTCACCGAAGAGGTGTTTGAGTCTGAGCATTCCATCGTCTTCGATGAGGCCGAAAACCGCATGCACACCATCAAAGCAGTCATGGTGGCAACCCTAGGCAACTAA
- the pyrB gene encoding aspartate carbamoyltransferase, producing MANTLFQKHIISIPELSRSELELIVETAGQLKATPNPELLKNKVVASCFFEPSTRTRLSFETAIQRLGGSVIGFDNGGNTSLAKKGETLADSVQVISSYVDAFVMRHPQEGAARLASEFSNGVPVINGGDGANQHPTQTLLDLFSIYETQGRLDNLNVAFVGDLKYGRTVHSLTQALSKFNNINFFFIAPEVLAMPDYICEELDEAGISYSLHSSMEEVIPQLDVLYMTRVQKERFDESEYAHMKAAYILTADMLQEARDNLKVLHPLPRVDEITVDVDKTPYAYYFQQAENGVYARQALLALVLNEAI from the coding sequence ATGGCGAATACGTTGTTTCAAAAACACATCATCTCCATTCCGGAACTCAGCCGAAGTGAACTTGAACTTATTGTGGAAACCGCAGGGCAACTGAAAGCAACGCCAAATCCAGAGCTGCTGAAAAACAAAGTCGTCGCCAGCTGCTTTTTCGAGCCGTCGACCCGCACCCGCCTGTCTTTCGAAACGGCCATCCAGCGCCTCGGCGGCTCCGTGATCGGCTTTGATAACGGCGGCAACACCTCGCTGGCGAAAAAGGGCGAAACCCTGGCCGACTCGGTTCAGGTCATCTCCTCCTACGTTGACGCCTTTGTCATGCGCCACCCGCAGGAAGGGGCCGCCCGCCTGGCATCCGAGTTTTCCAACGGCGTACCGGTGATTAACGGCGGTGACGGCGCCAACCAGCACCCGACCCAAACCCTGCTGGACCTGTTCAGCATCTACGAAACTCAGGGCCGTCTGGATAACCTCAACGTTGCCTTTGTCGGCGACCTCAAGTACGGCCGCACGGTCCACTCCCTGACCCAGGCACTGTCGAAGTTCAACAACATCAACTTCTTCTTCATCGCCCCGGAAGTACTGGCAATGCCGGACTACATCTGCGAAGAGCTGGACGAAGCCGGGATCAGCTACAGCCTGCACAGCAGCATGGAAGAAGTGATCCCGCAGCTCGATGTGCTGTACATGACCCGGGTCCAGAAAGAGCGGTTTGACGAGTCTGAATACGCCCACATGAAAGCGGCCTATATCCTGACCGCCGACATGCTTCAGGAAGCCCGCGACAACCTGAAAGTGCTGCACCCGCTGCCACGGGTCGATGAAATCACCGTGGATGTCGACAAGACCCCGTATGCCTACTATTTCCAGCAAGCCGAAAACGGCGTGTATGCCCGCCAAGCCCTACTGGCCCTGGTACTGAACGAAGCCATTTAA
- the pyrI gene encoding aspartate carbamoyltransferase regulatory subunit, producing MTKETQLQVEAIKNGSVIDHIPANVGIKVLKLFKMDSTNQRVTVGLNLPSSALGAKDLIKIENTFLSEEQANQLALYAPKATVNQIENYEVVKKLTLALPEQIHGVFKCPNTNCITHGEPVDSSFTVRTKKEDVQLKCKYCEKVFSREIVTECN from the coding sequence ATGACCAAAGAAACCCAACTGCAGGTTGAAGCGATCAAAAACGGTTCTGTGATCGACCATATTCCGGCCAACGTAGGCATCAAGGTGCTCAAGCTGTTCAAAATGGACAGCACCAATCAACGCGTCACCGTCGGTCTGAACCTGCCGTCTTCTGCCCTCGGCGCCAAAGATCTGATCAAGATTGAAAACACCTTCCTCAGCGAAGAGCAGGCCAACCAGCTGGCGCTGTATGCGCCGAAGGCCACAGTGAACCAGATCGAAAACTACGAAGTGGTGAAAAAGCTGACCCTGGCACTGCCGGAGCAGATCCACGGCGTGTTTAAGTGCCCGAACACCAACTGCATCACCCACGGTGAGCCGGTCGACAGCAGCTTCACCGTGCGGACCAAGAAAGAAGATGTCCAGCTCAAGTGTAAATACTGCGAAAAAGTCTTCTCCCGCGAGATCGTGACCGAGTGTAACTAA
- a CDS encoding serine protease yields the protein MTLLVHLKRFHRPSRTGLCLSVCMLASCVTSNGPVSPANPHQANQMVVVGIPLLLGGFGSAVPVNDQYMITAKHVARLSWDFEVIHHPFCDLSLIRRRADFIPTWGLIYPDQPVSHHGHSLLGNTIKGKGKYLQDVIDTNTDCLYSLSDAPVMSGMSGGPVFNQYGDIVGITVAIVNNPEDLRNLRPARRYSQFVPATLIFDWLDALGIATTAATSELAAIQVSPYVRRLNRPGVTPTELAQTKQPQTEQSRIDGLTPAVSDSAAALRSPAPVHHEPLATPQTGSRIPVAPAYLPPGQHSVPASNAEALSGLRPQPEDDTQLAAKPSGTPASPPFKRRYLFGGSEYNADQ from the coding sequence ATGACGTTGTTGGTACACCTGAAGCGATTTCACCGCCCCTCACGCACCGGGCTGTGCCTGAGCGTCTGCATGCTGGCCAGCTGCGTCACGAGTAACGGGCCGGTCAGCCCGGCCAACCCCCACCAAGCCAACCAAATGGTTGTGGTCGGCATCCCGCTGCTGCTGGGCGGATTCGGCTCCGCGGTCCCCGTCAATGACCAGTACATGATCACCGCCAAGCATGTCGCCAGGCTGTCGTGGGATTTCGAGGTGATCCACCATCCCTTCTGTGATCTGTCACTGATCCGCCGCCGCGCCGATTTTATTCCGACCTGGGGACTGATCTACCCGGATCAACCCGTTTCGCACCACGGCCATTCACTGCTCGGCAACACCATCAAGGGCAAGGGGAAATATCTTCAGGACGTGATTGATACCAACACCGACTGCCTGTATTCCCTCAGCGACGCCCCGGTCATGTCAGGCATGAGCGGCGGCCCGGTGTTCAACCAGTACGGGGATATCGTCGGGATCACCGTCGCGATCGTCAACAATCCCGAGGATCTGCGCAACCTGCGCCCCGCCCGGCGCTATAGTCAGTTTGTCCCGGCGACCCTGATCTTTGACTGGCTTGATGCGCTCGGTATCGCCACCACCGCTGCCACTTCGGAACTGGCGGCGATCCAGGTGTCTCCGTACGTGCGCCGGCTCAACCGACCGGGAGTGACCCCAACAGAGCTGGCCCAAACGAAGCAGCCCCAAACAGAACAGAGCCGCATCGACGGCTTAACCCCCGCCGTATCCGACAGTGCTGCGGCACTACGCTCCCCGGCCCCGGTACACCACGAGCCGCTGGCAACCCCGCAAACCGGCAGCCGGATCCCGGTCGCCCCGGCCTATCTGCCCCCGGGCCAGCACAGCGTACCGGCCAGCAATGCCGAAGCCCTGTCCGGACTCCGGCCGCAACCCGAGGACGACACCCAGCTGGCTGCCAAGCCTTCGGGGACACCAGCTTCGCCGCCGTTCAAGCGTCGGTATTTATTCGGCGGTTCGGAATATAATGCCGATCAGTAA
- a CDS encoding arginine repressor: MNAFPPDENIAAACKRLLQQQSFTTQDDIRQRLIDLGYDDVSQSTVSRLLSRLGVAKIPNAYGKKVYCLTVESEPVQVGSSIASQIEFITHNQLVVVVKTHPGSAQLVARLIDIQPHAEILGTVGGNDTVMVAPKDITRIEQCEQVVKARLGIPN, translated from the coding sequence ATGAATGCATTTCCCCCCGATGAAAATATCGCTGCGGCCTGTAAGCGCCTGCTTCAGCAACAAAGCTTTACCACCCAGGATGACATCCGCCAGCGGCTGATCGACCTGGGCTATGACGATGTCAGCCAGTCGACGGTTTCACGGCTACTCTCGCGCCTGGGCGTCGCCAAAATCCCGAACGCCTACGGCAAGAAGGTCTACTGCCTGACGGTCGAAAGCGAACCGGTCCAGGTCGGCTCTTCCATCGCCTCGCAAATCGAATTCATTACCCACAACCAGCTGGTGGTAGTGGTCAAAACCCATCCCGGCAGTGCCCAGCTCGTGGCCCGGCTCATCGATATCCAGCCCCATGCTGAAATTCTCGGCACGGTCGGCGGCAACGATACCGTGATGGTTGCGCCGAAAGACATCACCCGGATCGAGCAATGTGAGCAAGTGGTCAAGGCCCGGCTGGGTATCCCAAACTAG
- a CDS encoding Rid family detoxifying hydrolase — protein MTQVLHTDQAPAAIGPYVQGVDLGNMILTSGQIPVNPATGEVAEDIAEQARQSLENVKAVVESSGLKVADIVKMTVFVKDLNDFGIVNEVYGNFFDEHNAPYPARSCVEVARLPKDVKIEIEAIAVRK, from the coding sequence ATGACTCAAGTACTACACACCGATCAGGCACCGGCAGCGATCGGCCCTTACGTTCAGGGCGTTGATCTGGGCAATATGATCCTGACTTCCGGCCAGATCCCGGTCAACCCGGCCACCGGCGAAGTTGCCGAGGATATCGCCGAGCAAGCGCGTCAGTCTCTGGAAAACGTGAAGGCCGTGGTTGAATCATCGGGCCTGAAAGTAGCCGACATCGTGAAGATGACGGTCTTTGTCAAAGATCTGAACGACTTCGGTATCGTAAACGAGGTGTACGGAAACTTCTTTGACGAGCACAACGCGCCGTATCCGGCCCGCTCTTGTGTGGAAGTCGCACGTCTGCCGAAAGACGTCAAAATTGAAATCGAAGCGATTGCGGTCCGTAAATAA
- the idi gene encoding isopentenyl-diphosphate Delta-isomerase: MAQEQVVLVDPQGRVLGAREKMQAHREGALHLAFSVLLYRETPQGRAYLMQQRALGKYHSGGLWTNTCCSHPRREETLAQAGIRRLSEEMGITTVAQLEDIARFVYRAELDNQLIEHELDHVLVACVSSLAVVPNPDEVMAHRWWPEQELVQAVAETPEQFTAWFPQVLAYVQAH, from the coding sequence ATGGCACAAGAGCAGGTAGTATTAGTCGACCCGCAGGGGCGGGTGTTGGGAGCCCGGGAAAAAATGCAGGCTCACCGGGAGGGTGCGTTGCACCTGGCATTTTCGGTGTTGCTGTATCGTGAGACGCCACAAGGGCGGGCGTATCTGATGCAGCAGCGCGCGCTGGGCAAATATCACAGCGGGGGGCTGTGGACCAATACCTGTTGTTCCCACCCGCGCCGGGAAGAAACCCTGGCTCAGGCCGGGATCCGCCGCTTGTCGGAAGAGATGGGGATCACCACAGTGGCGCAGCTGGAAGACATCGCCCGTTTTGTCTACCGTGCCGAGTTGGACAACCAGCTGATTGAGCATGAGCTGGACCATGTGCTGGTGGCGTGTGTTTCTTCGCTGGCAGTGGTCCCGAACCCGGATGAGGTGATGGCGCATCGCTGGTGGCCGGAACAAGAACTGGTGCAGGCGGTGGCAGAGACGCCGGAGCAGTTCACGGCCTGGTTCCCGCAGGTACTGGCCTATGTGCAGGCACACTGA
- a CDS encoding 1-acylglycerol-3-phosphate O-acyltransferase, which translates to MIFVLRMIAVAVFAVVMFVFGCGYCLLSPRNPKHVHTFGRLFSKMSRVFGIKLEIRYADGADQVGPSVYVANHQNNFDLFTVSGAVMPRTVTVGKKSLAWTPLFGQLYWLSGNILIDRANRSKAAGTIGQVVEKIKQRNVSVWMFPEGTRSRGRGLLPFKTGAFHAAIGAGVPVVPIVCSSTEHVKMNRWDNGVVIVEVMPPVSTQGYTKEDVRHLSNTCHEMMAAKLEALNAEAVQRAANK; encoded by the coding sequence ATGATTTTTGTCTTGCGAATGATTGCGGTTGCTGTGTTTGCCGTAGTGATGTTTGTTTTTGGCTGTGGCTATTGCCTGCTCAGCCCACGGAACCCGAAGCACGTGCACACCTTCGGTCGTCTGTTCAGCAAGATGTCCCGGGTGTTTGGGATCAAGCTGGAAATCCGCTACGCTGACGGGGCCGATCAGGTCGGGCCGAGCGTCTATGTGGCGAACCATCAGAACAATTTCGATTTGTTCACGGTCTCCGGTGCGGTGATGCCGCGTACGGTGACGGTGGGTAAGAAAAGCCTGGCCTGGACGCCGCTGTTTGGGCAGCTGTACTGGCTGAGCGGTAACATCCTGATTGACCGTGCCAACCGCAGCAAAGCGGCCGGGACCATCGGTCAGGTGGTTGAGAAAATTAAACAGCGCAACGTGTCGGTGTGGATGTTCCCGGAAGGGACTCGTTCGCGCGGCCGTGGTCTGCTGCCGTTTAAAACCGGGGCGTTCCACGCGGCGATTGGCGCCGGTGTGCCGGTGGTGCCGATTGTCTGCAGTTCGACAGAGCACGTGAAGATGAACCGCTGGGATAACGGGGTGGTGATTGTGGAAGTGATGCCGCCGGTCTCCACACAAGGCTACACTAAAGAAGACGTCCGCCATCTGTCGAATACCTGCCATGAGATGATGGCCGCCAAGCTGGAAGCCCTCAATGCCGAAGCGGTTCAGCGTGCAGCCAACAAGTAA